One window of the Marinilactibacillus sp. Marseille-P9653 genome contains the following:
- a CDS encoding TlyA family RNA methyltransferase, which produces MKKQRADELLIRQGWAEDLEKAKRFIMTGKVYTRDEKQILTAGEKWSMDTEVYIKGNELKYVSRGGLKLEKAITLYEIDLSDKTVLDIGSSTGGFTDAALQNGARLVYALDVGTNQLAWKLRTNPNVVVMEQTNFRHCTVKDFKNGQPDFATIDVSFISLELILPVLKTILAPEGEVVALIKPQFEAMKEEVGEKGIITDLEVHRRVLINILKFAYVNEYTLKGLTVSPITGGKGNVEFLAYLKNGKSDNELIEEEINAVLKADEYLGKSNRIST; this is translated from the coding sequence TTGAAGAAGCAGCGTGCGGATGAATTGTTAATTCGTCAGGGTTGGGCAGAAGATCTGGAAAAAGCCAAAAGGTTTATCATGACTGGGAAAGTGTACACACGAGACGAAAAGCAGATTTTAACAGCTGGTGAAAAATGGTCTATGGATACAGAAGTATACATTAAAGGAAATGAGCTTAAATATGTTAGTCGCGGTGGATTGAAACTAGAAAAAGCCATCACGTTATATGAAATTGACTTGTCAGATAAAACGGTATTAGACATTGGATCGTCAACAGGTGGCTTTACAGATGCTGCTTTGCAAAATGGTGCTCGATTAGTCTATGCTCTTGACGTTGGAACCAATCAATTGGCTTGGAAACTGAGAACTAATCCGAATGTAGTCGTTATGGAACAAACCAATTTCAGACACTGTACAGTAAAAGATTTTAAAAACGGACAACCTGACTTTGCTACAATTGATGTTTCCTTTATTTCTCTTGAACTAATTTTGCCTGTTTTAAAGACGATCTTAGCTCCAGAAGGTGAAGTCGTAGCACTGATTAAACCGCAGTTTGAAGCGATGAAGGAAGAAGTCGGTGAAAAAGGGATTATAACGGACCTTGAAGTTCATAGAAGAGTGCTTATAAACATTTTGAAATTTGCATACGTCAATGAATATACACTAAAAGGATTGACCGTTTCTCCTATTACGGGTGGAAAAGGAAATGTTGAATTTTTAGCATACCTGAAAAATGGAAAATCTGACAATGAGCTTATTGAGGAAGAAATAAACGCTGTTTTGAAAGCTGATGAATACCTTGGTAAAAGTAACAGAATTTCCACCTAA
- the argR gene encoding arginine repressor, with protein MKKKERHQLLKQLVQQETIQKQENFVGILKELGIEVTQATISRDIKEMQLIKVPSQSGGYQYSVPPEMNFNISKKLSRLMKDAFVSIDTQKEFVQIKTLPGNAFALGALIETANYEEVFACISGDNSVLIICRSENQAEILQRRMISFV; from the coding sequence ATGAAAAAGAAAGAACGTCACCAACTTCTAAAACAGTTAGTACAACAAGAAACGATTCAAAAGCAGGAAAATTTTGTGGGTATTTTAAAAGAACTTGGCATAGAGGTTACACAAGCAACGATCTCTAGAGATATAAAAGAGATGCAACTGATTAAAGTACCTTCACAATCTGGAGGGTATCAGTATAGTGTACCACCTGAAATGAACTTTAATATTTCCAAAAAATTATCCAGACTCATGAAAGATGCTTTTGTATCTATTGATACTCAAAAAGAATTTGTCCAAATCAAAACATTACCGGGTAATGCTTTTGCATTGGGCGCTCTAATTGAAACGGCTAATTATGAAGAAGTTTTTGCGTGTATATCAGGAGATAATTCTGTATTGATTATTTGCCGATCAGAAAACCAGGCCGAAATACTTCAGAGAAGAATGATTTCGTTTGTTTAG